From the genome of Marinobacter sp. F4206:
CCGCTTCCAGGTAGAAGTACCGGCCGAGATCGTACCTCAGGGCCACCGTTGTGATCGGCTCGAAAATACCGACGCCATACCGGACACTCAGCTCATCCGTCAGATAACCACTGGCCACGACAGACGTCTGCTCCCCACTGCCCTCCGATTCCAGCATGAACTGTTCAATGCCGAATTCCTCACCGATCTGGCCGGTAAACTTGTTGGCCTGAGTCAACCCCAGGGACAACGCAGCACCGCTCATTTGCCCTTCATCCCCCCGGCCCTGGGGCGGCCGGCCCAGAATCAAATAGGACAGGGCGTCGGTCTGGGGCATTTCCGGGGTGGAAAACACTTCCGTCGCGGGCGATTGCACGGGCCCGCTCAAACGAATGCCGGCCACCACCGTATCCACCGTCCGCACGGCCTCAATGTCAAGGTAGGGTTGCGTCAGGTTGCCCACGAACAGTATCCGGGCCGTGCGCAACTCCAGCTCCTGGCCAAACTTCTTATACTGGCCATTCACGAGCTGAAGGGTGCCACGGGTATCAAGATTGTTACCAATGCGTATCGTACCCTCAAGATCACCGGTAACACCGAAGGCGGCGAAGGTTACCTGATCCTCGCCAACCACAACGGTTACATCCATATCCAGGGTTCGAATGGCCGGCTCTTCCTGTTCGACCCCGACAATCACCTCGTCTTCCGACACCGAGACCGCCTGCGCCGGCAGTCCCTTGATTTCGATGCTGCCCCGCGGCACTGCCAGCTGGCCGGTCACACTCAGCTCACCCTGGCGGAAAGCAATCGCGAGATCCGGCGCCAACTCCACCTGTGCGTAGGGTTCCAGGCTGAACGGAACACGCTCTCCATTGATTGTCAGTCGCCCTTCCGGCGCATTTTCCCAACTTACCGACCCATTCAGTGTGGTTTGGCTGCGGGCATTGCTTCGAATCCTGCCGCGAATATCCGCGGAGTAGCCATTCAGCCCCAGACTGACATAAATCTCTTCCAGGGGAATCGGCAAACTCGGGTCAACCACCCGACCATTGGTCAGCGCCAATTCGCCAGTAACGGCCGGTTTCATTAGCGGGCCGGACAGTTTCCCCTGGCCATTGATCTCTCCCGAGATCTCCTCAAGCCCCGCAAAAAGACCGGCCATGGCTATGTCGAGATTGTTCAACCTGAATGTCCCTTCCAACCGACGATCAGCGGAACGCGGATCAACTCCGACATCGACAGCGAGCTCCCCCAGCTGCGGACCTGCAAGCTGCAGATCCAGCTCTGCCCTCTCAGGCTCAAGATTCAGCTCTGTGATGAAACGCTCATAATCCAGGGACTCCCAGCCCTCATCGACCAGAATCTGAAAGTCCCCGCTACCGGCATCGACCCGAACCTGCCCGCTTGGCCCGCTCTCTGTCATGGTCAAATCGATCTCGCCATTCAGGCTGCCCCGCCAGCGCAGCCGCTCCGGCATTAACGGATCCAGGGCCGCCGTCGGGAAGTTGTCAATTTGATAAGCAAGACTCGGGGTGGGCAGCAGTGTCTGATTTTCAGCACAGACACTGCTCTGCTGCCAGCGCCAACAGTGGGCGCCAAAGCGGAGTTCGCCATCCTCCTGATACGCCAGGGTTGCTGCAGACTCCAGTTCCCAGCGCTGATTCTGTTCCGGTACCTCAATCAGCCCTTCGGACAGGGAGCCGTTCCAGGTGCTCCACGACTCCTCACTGAAACCACCGGCAAACAGGAGGCGCACGGCGGCTTCGGCATGACTGGCCGAAAGCTCAAGCTGGTGTTCATCCCGGGTGCCGGACGCATTCAGTGTGAGCGCCTTGAGTTGCTGACCGGCAGCCTCAATGCCTTTTGCATCGACGCGACCCTTCAGGCTGAAGCCTGACTCCAGAATCGCGTCAACATCCAGGCTTGCGATCCCCAGGGTGTCCTGCCAACCGAGTTCCCGGGCATCGACCGTCAGTTCTCCCGTGGGATTGTCTGGTGTACCCGCCACCGTCAGTTCCGCGTTCATCTGCCCCGCCAGATCCGCCAGCAACTGACCAGGGGCCGGCAAGCTCAAGCGAAGCTTGCCGGCTATCTCATTGCCCCAGGTTCCGGATCCGTCCAGGCGGTTGTCTCCGACCGTCATCTCGAGTCCGGACACTTCCCAACTGCCGGTTGAGGAATCAAGCGACCCTCGGGCTTGCGCCGGTTTGGACTGCCATTGGCCGGCCAAATCCCAGCGTGCCTGGATGGCGGGAATAGCGTCTTCGCGAAGCGTCCCGCTGGTTTCAATGTCGCCACTGAGGCTGGCCTCAAGGACGGGCACCCAGTAGCCCGGATTGAAACCGTCAAGCTGCAACCCGGCCTGCCAGGTCAGAGGCCCGGAAAAATTCACCTTACCGCTCCCGGACAGGGATCCGGCATCAGTCACCACGCTCAGATCTGTCAGTGTGGTCTCGCTGGTATCACCGTCCACGACCGAGGCCAGCGTCGCCGCCCCCTGGGGTCCCTCTACATCAGCTTCTACGTTGGCGTGATAGCGCCCGGCTGACCAGGTTACGGAGCCGTCGAGTCGATTCAGGCTAACCGCAGGCTCGGCCAACTCCGGCACCAGCGAGTACCAGGGAAAGCGGTTCAGTGACAGGTTCGCATCCGCCGCCAGACCGTCCAGCCAGGTTACGTTACCGGTGACGCGGACTTTGCCGGTCGTCCCGGAAGACGATGACGACACTGTCAGCGTCAGGTCTCTGGCCGCGCCGGTATCCACCAGACCCTCCAGGGTCAGGCCAATTGGCCCCTCGGTACCGGGCAACCTTGCCTCCGCACGGGTTTGAAAACCTGACTCGAGGCTACCCTCGGCCTCGACAAACCAATCCTGCAGCTCCAATGTCTCCGGCAGTGTTTCGAGCGCAAGGAAACGTGTCGAGGTGATCCGGAGTTCCGCCGGCAAGGCAGGGGCCAGGGGCGACAACCGGCCCTCCAGACCTGCCTCGAGGTATCCCTGGCTGTGTCCCGATAACCTGAGATCGCGAACGCTGCCCGCCAGGTTCACATCGAACGTCCAGCGATCGCCGGACGGGGGTGGCAGTGACACTTCAACATCCAGATCCACGGGCCAGTCCCGCCGGGTTTCCACCCGACCGGACACAGTGACCGAATAGTCATCCAGCTGGTAGCGCGCCTGCTCGATCTGCCAGTCCGATCCCGAACCACCGGCTGACAATTCCAACCGATCCCAGATTCGGGATTCATTCAGGCTGAACGGCCCGAGGTTCACCTCACCGATGCGGATTCCCAACGGCAAATCCAAACCAGGCAGGGCAATCCCCTGATCATCGCTCTCCTTGTCAGGGGACGGCTCGACACGCACATCAACCTGCGTGGCCCGAAGCGCGTCCAGACAGAGCCGTTTCTTGAGCAGACACGAAGGCGACCAGTCGATCAGCGCCGACTCGACCAGGACCTCCACGCCATAGCCCTGCCAGTCAACTGTTTCGGCCTGCCACTTACCCATCAGCGATCCCCGGCCTTCAGTCACCTCCAGGCCGGGAATCTGCTCTATCACCCAGGCGGTACCCGTTTCGGATTTAAGGGCCAACAAGATCGCGATCACCAGAACCAGAGGCAACAGAATCAGGCCACCCAACACAAGCAGCACCCAGAACCAGGCCGACCGGCGGCTGGGAGCCTGCTCCGGCTGCTGATCCTCGTCGCGATCCTTATGATCGGTCACAATTCAGGTCCCATTGAGAAGTGAATACGCCAGCCACCTCCGAACTCCCGGTCCAGCCCCTTGGCCACATCCAGCCGCAAAGGCCCGACCGGACTGATCCAACGAATACCGATACCGGCGCCGGTCGCAAGCGGATCAAACGGATCATTGATGGCGTTACCATGATCGACGAACACTGCTGCTCGCCAACGGTCAGCGAACTGGTACTGGTACTCGCCACTGCTCACCAGCAGAAAACGACCACCGACCGGAACCCCGTTGTCGTTCTCGGGGGACAGGGTTTCATACCCGTAACCCCGGACACTCTGGTCGCCGCCGGCAAAGAAACGAAGCGAGGGCGGCACATCTTCAAAACTGTTGGTGGCGACCGCGCCCACCTGAACCCGGCCCAGAAAGCGGTGATTGCCAAACACGGTATACAATCCCTTGGCCAGTGCATTGACGTGCAGAATGTCCACTGTCGACAGCACCGCCCGGTGTGCTCCGGTAACGTCAAACTGGAACCGGTAGCCTTTCGACGGGTCCAACGCCGAATCCGCATAGAGCTTGGAATAACCAGCGCCCGGCAAGAACAGGCTACTGGTACCCGTCTCGTCGTCGCCAATATTGAAACGCTCACCCTCCCAGCGAATGGACAGTACCTGAAGCCAGCCGCTATCCAGTTCGTGCTGCCACTGCTGGCCGAAGGTCAACAGTTCCGACTCGACATTCTCGATGTCTTCGCGCTGGTAACCTGCGGTCAATCGGATCAGGTCCGTCATTGGCGGCTCGAGCGGCAACTCGTACCAGGCGCTCACATTCTGGCGCGGAGCGGACAGCTCGGCATCGGCTCCCCGTTTGTGCCCCATGGGGTTGATCCAGTGTTCGCGCCAGTTCCCCCGCAACCGGGGCCCGACATCGGTAGAAAAGCCAACACCGGCGGAGACCGAGCGAGGATCACGTCGGGTCAGGGCGACACTGACCGGGATCACCCGGTCGACCGCGCTGGATGGCACAGCATCAATATCGATCCCGGAAAAATAGCCGCTATTGGACAGATCCCGGTTCAGCTTGGCGATTTCATCGGCGTGGTAGGGGATCCCCGGTTCAAAGGTGACAAAGTCCTCAAGCAGGCCAGTCTCGAACCAGTGGCCTTCCTCGAATGAGACGTCACCCAGGCGATAACGTTCCCCGCTGTCATAGACCAGCGTGATCTCGGCAATCCGGGTCTCGGGATTTACCTTGAGGCTTTTTTCTACGAAGGTTCCATCAAAATAGCCACGCTGGCGAGCCCGGGTCTGAATGGTGTCACGAAGGCCCGCATACTGGCCGTGATTGAGGACATCCCCTTCTTTCGGGTGCTCGGGCAGATCATCGGTGAACTCCGCATCAGAGGCAGCCGCTCCCCGAATCTCTACCGAACGCGATACGACCTTGACTGGCTCACCGGGAACGATGTCCAGAATAAGATGGGAGACCTCATCGGCATCCCCTTCCTCGACACGCCAGTCTATTTGCGGGCTGTAATACCCGAGCGCGCGCAAGGCCCGACTCGCCTGATTGACTGCGGTTGATGCGTAGCGACGCAGATTGCTGGCACTTCGACCTTCAACCTCTCCGATGAAGGCCTCGGCATTCTCCTTGAGCTTCGGGTAGTCCCCTTTGATCGTCACCTCGACCTGCTGGGCAAAAACCGACAAAGGCGCCCACAGGATCAGTAATGCGAGGAGCCGGAGCCGGCCTGATGTAACAACGTGTTTTATTGGTAGCATCCGGCTGCTTCAGGGTTGAGGGTCGTGAACAGTGCGTCCGTGTTCAAGCGTGGAAGTTTAATTGCAGGCGGTCAAGTTAATCCATGGCGAGTCGTCGTAAGGAACAAAATAAGCTAACCTGTCAGGAGGTTATAACGTCTTGGCAGGCAACCGGAAGCCCTGAATGCTCCACATTAATCGAGAGAATCTTAAGTCCAGCCATCAACTTGTCTGGTTCATCGTCGACTTCCTGATGCTTGGCCTGCTCATCATCAACCTGGCCTTCATCATCTGGGACTCCATCTACAACTTCGTGGCCGTCCAGAACCTTCTGCGGGAATACACCCCGGGACTACAAAGCCTGTACCACCCGATCCACGAACGCTTTATCTTTTACGACATGATTTTCGTCTCGGTTTTTCTGACCGAGTTTTTCCTGCGCTGGGGCTACGCCGTCAAAGCCAAAGTCTATGACCGCTGGTATTTCTACCCCTTTATCCACTGGTACGACCTGGTTGGCTGTATCCCCGTGGGCAGTCTCCGTTTCCTGCGGATTCTTCGGGTCATCTCGATCATTTATCGCCTGCATCAGTACAAGATCATTGATGTAACCAGCACCAAGCTCTATCGCTTCGTGAATTTCTACTACGAGGCGTTCATGGAAGAGCTGTCCGACCGAATCGTTCTGAAGGTGCTAAGCGGGGTTCAGCAAGAGGTCCGCCGCGGATCCCCGCTGTTCGACAAAATCCAGCAGGACATTCTCTACCCCCGCCGCGGCATGCTCGCCGACTGGATTTCAGACCGCGTTGCCGAAGCCGCCCAGGAGGGCTATGTACCCAACCGGGGGGCCTTGCGCAGTTACCTGGAGGACCGGGTAGACACCGCCCTCAAGCAAAACCTTGAGCTGTCCCGCCTGAAGTACCTGCCGGTGGTCGGCCCCACTATCCAGGAAACGCTGGAAGAAGCGGTCGGCGATATTGTTGCCAATGTGATCCACCAGATACTCGACGACCTGGCTTCGGCCTCCAATCACGCCTTCATCGAGGATATCGTTAACGTATTCCTGCCGAGCCCTGAACAGATGCAGGCAGACGAGACCGAGAATGAGGCGCTGATCAACCTCATCATCGAGATCATCGATGCTGTCAAGACGCAGGTCCGTGTGAAGTACTGGCGCGAAAATTTACCCTGATATCCTCACTCCTTCTGTACCGACAACAAGGCCCAGCGCTCATGAATTCACTCCATTACCAGCCCGCCCACGCGTTACTGGCGGACCTGAAAGCTGGCAAAGTAACCAGCGAAAGCCTGACCCGGACCTTTCTTGAGCGCATCCGGCAGCATAATGGCGCCGTCAATGCCGTGGTGACCCTGCATGAAAGCGGGGCATTGGAACAAGCCAGGGCAGCCGACCAGAGACTGGCGGCCGGCGAAGCCCCGCAAGCACTGCACGGCCTGCCCCTGACTCTCAAGGACACCTGGGAAGTTTCCGGCATGACCGCTACCGCAGGCGCACCAGCCTTGCAGAAACACATGCCCGAACAACACGCGGACATAGCCCGGCAACTGGAAGAGGCCGGCGCCATTATTCTTGGCAAGACCAACGTGCCCGTCTATGCCACCGATCTGCAGAGCTACAACAAGCTGTTTGGTGTAACCAACAACCCTTACCACTCCGGACATACCCCCGGTGGGTCCTCCGGCGGTGCCGCTGCGGCGCTCGCCAGCGGCATGACCCCCTTGGAGGTCGGCAGCGATCTGGCAGGCTCCATTCGCACGCCCGCGCATTTCTGCGGCGTATTCGGCCACAAACCAACCCGATCCCTGGTCTCCTTCCGGGGGCACATTCCGGGGCCTCCCGGCACCCAGTCC
Proteins encoded in this window:
- a CDS encoding translocation/assembly module TamB domain-containing protein is translated as MTDHKDRDEDQQPEQAPSRRSAWFWVLLVLGGLILLPLVLVIAILLALKSETGTAWVIEQIPGLEVTEGRGSLMGKWQAETVDWQGYGVEVLVESALIDWSPSCLLKKRLCLDALRATQVDVRVEPSPDKESDDQGIALPGLDLPLGIRIGEVNLGPFSLNESRIWDRLELSAGGSGSDWQIEQARYQLDDYSVTVSGRVETRRDWPVDLDVEVSLPPPSGDRWTFDVNLAGSVRDLRLSGHSQGYLEAGLEGRLSPLAPALPAELRITSTRFLALETLPETLELQDWFVEAEGSLESGFQTRAEARLPGTEGPIGLTLEGLVDTGAARDLTLTVSSSSSGTTGKVRVTGNVTWLDGLAADANLSLNRFPWYSLVPELAEPAVSLNRLDGSVTWSAGRYHANVEADVEGPQGAATLASVVDGDTSETTLTDLSVVTDAGSLSGSGKVNFSGPLTWQAGLQLDGFNPGYWVPVLEASLSGDIETSGTLREDAIPAIQARWDLAGQWQSKPAQARGSLDSSTGSWEVSGLEMTVGDNRLDGSGTWGNEIAGKLRLSLPAPGQLLADLAGQMNAELTVAGTPDNPTGELTVDARELGWQDTLGIASLDVDAILESGFSLKGRVDAKGIEAAGQQLKALTLNASGTRDEHQLELSASHAEAAVRLLFAGGFSEESWSTWNGSLSEGLIEVPEQNQRWELESAATLAYQEDGELRFGAHCWRWQQSSVCAENQTLLPTPSLAYQIDNFPTAALDPLMPERLRWRGSLNGEIDLTMTESGPSGQVRVDAGSGDFQILVDEGWESLDYERFITELNLEPERAELDLQLAGPQLGELAVDVGVDPRSADRRLEGTFRLNNLDIAMAGLFAGLEEISGEINGQGKLSGPLMKPAVTGELALTNGRVVDPSLPIPLEEIYVSLGLNGYSADIRGRIRSNARSQTTLNGSVSWENAPEGRLTINGERVPFSLEPYAQVELAPDLAIAFRQGELSVTGQLAVPRGSIEIKGLPAQAVSVSEDEVIVGVEQEEPAIRTLDMDVTVVVGEDQVTFAAFGVTGDLEGTIRIGNNLDTRGTLQLVNGQYKKFGQELELRTARILFVGNLTQPYLDIEAVRTVDTVVAGIRLSGPVQSPATEVFSTPEMPQTDALSYLILGRPPQGRGDEGQMSGAALSLGLTQANKFTGQIGEEFGIEQFMLESEGSGEQTSVVASGYLTDELSVRYGVGIFEPITTVALRYDLGRYFYLEAASGLAASLDIFYTRDF
- a CDS encoding autotransporter assembly complex family protein, translating into MLPIKHVVTSGRLRLLALLILWAPLSVFAQQVEVTIKGDYPKLKENAEAFIGEVEGRSASNLRRYASTAVNQASRALRALGYYSPQIDWRVEEGDADEVSHLILDIVPGEPVKVVSRSVEIRGAAASDAEFTDDLPEHPKEGDVLNHGQYAGLRDTIQTRARQRGYFDGTFVEKSLKVNPETRIAEITLVYDSGERYRLGDVSFEEGHWFETGLLEDFVTFEPGIPYHADEIAKLNRDLSNSGYFSGIDIDAVPSSAVDRVIPVSVALTRRDPRSVSAGVGFSTDVGPRLRGNWREHWINPMGHKRGADAELSAPRQNVSAWYELPLEPPMTDLIRLTAGYQREDIENVESELLTFGQQWQHELDSGWLQVLSIRWEGERFNIGDDETGTSSLFLPGAGYSKLYADSALDPSKGYRFQFDVTGAHRAVLSTVDILHVNALAKGLYTVFGNHRFLGRVQVGAVATNSFEDVPPSLRFFAGGDQSVRGYGYETLSPENDNGVPVGGRFLLVSSGEYQYQFADRWRAAVFVDHGNAINDPFDPLATGAGIGIRWISPVGPLRLDVAKGLDREFGGGWRIHFSMGPEL